In the genome of Phlebotomus papatasi isolate M1 chromosome 2, Ppap_2.1, whole genome shotgun sequence, one region contains:
- the LOC129800499 gene encoding RING finger protein nhl-1 isoform X2, whose amino-acid sequence MEQFEQLLTCCVCLDRYRNPKLLPCQHSFCMEPCMEGLVDYVRRQVKCPECRAEHRIPYQGVQAFPTNVTLQRFLELHIEITGELPDPTSGQVMERCNVCSEKAYCSACAHCEKKICEDCKSAHMDILRREILRINSQIRRGINRLQDALAIVEKNTLSLQSNCVSVSEEVDEIYRRLSKALKDRSDHLRTEIDRYLGTELRNLTNLRENLDLEIGNIQSNCDLADKYITESVEWDDSELMDTKEIFLKTVEFLRNFEYENADYSRRVRFVMAIDPNQLVINVSTFGDLNIFQPATSSPSGMLQPPNVGPGLMRSKSDHRLATQFRQQEEQRGHGYDDEPPLSGRKFGERHAGRNADRYGDRYGRDYGGDYEYDEPSSRPAKSRFRSRFVRSHQGDNDSDNEPTRSVRFHEKEKEKERDRVIDTEDVARGQLSGIIRLTDSPRVMKRIQEQSREKKEKKESTVVAPVLAAQQKAAAVKKTPTPAARQVSEDDEISRIKRQNKGAPSGAAAAPEPERPASERVSALKRTTGGAGTASDDSDSSRNSSARKTPPQVESTNSGTPKAPTPAPKKTTRSASSDSSTSTDSSSSAAPRNTGAAFTTEEVKQKYLQRSSIDATADATPPRTRPTEASASPTAAAAASTEKKPFQSRFLPNHQSPKPKEESESSTEEETSTEESEEESEEETEEVKSTTTTSTSTPVVRTPPRDTAMKTDIGPLLARSSQARDTAESRRTSREEPKTSYSSTNNSYRNYERESSPKYGAAGGSGVRSRASALHTEPEDHGRYGSGASSGSRYGASSSLASQPTDLSRSRSSHALKSRENSPDRSTGTDKDGAALSSWARYLKNKYGNRSTAKETRDPGPSSTSSVSSSSASRRLSLGLPLRQANELASSDDDSKNGLGSPTSPTVAAVGITGAAGMSPRTQYLQKRRQLFQLGGRGSEPGSFTWPRGIAVSPDNNIVVADSSNHRVQIFDANGIFMKEFGEYGNAEGEFDCLAGVAVNRIGQYIIADRYNHRIQVLDPAGRFLRAFGSQGTADGKFNYPWGVTTDALGFIYVCDKENHRVQVFQSDGTFVGKFGTCGSKEGQLEHPHYIAVSNTNRVIVSDSNNHRIQIFDVNGRVLSTFGSEGCEDGQFKFPRGVAVDDQGYICVADSGNNRIQIFTPDGSFLRAFGSWGSADSEFKGLEGVAIMSNGNILVCDRENHRVQVF is encoded by the exons ATGGAACAATTTGAGCAACTTCTGACATGCTGCGTTTGTCTGGATCGCTATCGCAATCCCAAACTGCTGCCCTGCCAGCACTCCTTCTGCATGGAACCGTGCATGGAGGGTCTGGTGGATTATGTCAGGCGACAGGTGAAGTGCCCTGAATGCAGGGCAGAGCACAGAATCCCATATCAGGGAGTTCAGGCTTTTCCCACCAATGTCACCCTTCAGCGCTTCCTTGAGCTTCATATTGAAATCACCGGGGAACTTCCGGATCCCACATCAG GTCAAGTCATGGAGAGGTGCAATGTGTGCTCGGAGAAGGCATACTGTTCCGCCTGTGCCCATTGTGAGAAAAAGATCTGTGAAGACTGCAAAAGCGCACATATGGATATCCTTCGACGGGAGATCCTTCGAATAAACAGTCAG ATTCGCCGTGGAATCAACAGATTGCAGGATGCTCTGGCCATTGTAGAAAAGAATACACTGAGTCTCCAGTCGAACTGTGTGAGTGTATCTGAGGAAGTCGATGAGATCTACAGGCGTCTCAGTAAGGCCCTGAAGGATCGCTCTGACCACTTGCGCACGGAGATCGATAGGTATCTGGGCACAGAATTGCGCAATCTTACAAATCTGAGAGAGAACCTCGACCTGGAAATTGGGAACATCCAGAGCAATTGCGATTTAGCAGACAAGTACATCACGGAATCCGTTGAGTGGGATGACAGTGAATTGATGGACACCAAGgagatatttttgaaaacagTAGAGTTCTTGAGGAACTTTGAGTATGAGAATGCTGACTACAGTCGCCGAGTCAGATTCGTCATGGCTATTGATCCCAATCAGCTAGTTATCAATGTCTCCACCTTCGGCGACTTAAACATCTTCCAACCAGCTACATCGAGCCCTAGTGGAATGCTTCAACCGCCAAATGTGGGTCCCGGATTGATGCGTAGCAAGTCCGACCATCGCCTGGCCACACAATTCCGGCAGCAGGAGGAGCAGAGAGGGCATGGTTATGATGATGAGCCCCCGCTCAGCGGTAGGAAGTTTGGAGAACGTCATGCTGGAAGGAATGCTGATCGCTATGGGGATCGGTATGGTAGGGACTACGGAGGGGATTATGAATACGATGAACCATCGTCCCGTCCAGCGAAGTCGAGGTTCAGGTCCCGCTTTGTACGAAGTCATCAGGGAGACAATGATTCCGACAATGAGCCCACTCGCAGCGTGAGATTCCACGAGAAGGAGAAAGAAAAGGAGCGAGATCGTGTGATTGACACTGAAGATGTAGCCCGAGGGCAACTTAGTGGAATAATCCGGCTGACAGATTCCCCGCGTGTCATGAAGCGCATTCAGGAGCAGAGtcgtgaaaaaaaggaaaaaaaggagAGTACAGTGGTGGCGCCAGTACTAGCCGCCCAACAGAAAGCAGCAGCTGTGAAGAAGACTCCAACTCCAGCAGCACGTCAAGTGTCTGAGGATGATGAGATCTCCAGGATAAAGCGGCAGAACAAGGGTGCACCATCGGGAGCAGCAGCTGCACCAGAACCCGAGCGTCCTGCATCAGAACGAGTGTCTGCGCTCAAGAGAACGACAGGAGGTGCCGGTACTGCTTCAGACGATAGCGATAGCTCGAGGAATTCATCGGCGCGAAAGACGCCTCCGCAGGTTGAG TCCACAAACTCTGGTACCCCAAAGGCACCAACACCAGCACCCAAGAAGACTACGCGATCCGCCAGCAGTGACTCCAGTACGTCCACAGACAGCTCCAGCAGTGCAGCACCCCGGAATACCGGAGCAGCCTTCACTACCGAAGAGGTCAAGCAGAAATACCTCCAGCGGAGCAGCATTGATGCCACAGCAGACGCAACTCCGCCCAGAACACGCCCAACCGAAGCCTCTGCCAGTCCAACTGCCGCAGCAGCTGCCAGTACCGAAAAGAAGCCCTTTCAGAGTCGCTTTCTGCCCAACCACCAGTCCCCCAAGCCCAAAGAGGAGTCCGAGTCCAGTACCGAGGAGGAGACAAGTACCGAGGAGTCGGAGGAGGAATCGGAGGAGGAGACAGAGGAGGTGAAATCAACTACCACAACTTCCACCTCGACGCCCGTTGTGCGAACTCCCCCGAGAGACACCGCCATGAAGACGGACATTGGACCCCTATTGGCCAGGAGTTCCCAAGCTCGAGATACCGCAGAAAGCCGACGCACCTCTAGGGAGGAACCAAAAACCAGTTACTCGAGCACAAACAATAGCTACCGGAATTATGAAAGGGAATCAAGTCCAAAGTATGGGGCTGCTGGTGGATCTGGAGTCAGATCGAGGGCTAGTGCACTTCATACGGAACCTGAGGACCATGGAAGGTACGGCAGTGGAGCCTCCAGCGGAAGTAG GTATGGAGCATCCTCTTCTTTGGCATCTCAGCCAACGGATTTATCCAGGAGTAGATCTTCCCATGCCCTCAAATCCCGAGAAAATTCTCCAGACAGGAGCACTG GAACCGACAAAGATGGCGCTGCCTTGAGCTCTTGGGCTCGTTATCTCAAGAACAAGTACGGAAATCGCTCAACGGCCAAGGAGACAAGAGATCCTGGTCCATCTTCTACATCTAGTGTGAGTTCATCGTCGGCATCGAGACGCCTGAGTCTCGGACTGCCACTGCGTCAGGCCAACGAACTGGCCAGCTCAGATGATGACTCAAAAAACGGGCTAGGCTCCCCTACCTCTCCTACGGTGGCAGCAGTCGGTATAACCGGAGCGGCAGGTATGTCCCCTAGGACACAATACCTGCAAAAACGCCGACAGCTGTTCCAATTGGGAGGCCGGGGGAGCGAACCCGGTAGTTTCACGTGGCCACGTGGCATTGCCGTCAGCCCCGACAACAACATCGTCGTGGCCGACTCATCAAACCACCGAGTCCAGATCTTCGATGCAAATGGCATCTTCATGAAGGAATTCGGGGAGTACGGCAATGCCGAAGGCGAGTTTGATTGCCTGGCGGGTGTGGCAGTCAACAGGATCGGACAGTACATCATTGCCGATCGGTACAATCATCGCATTCAAGTGCTAGATCCCGCCGGACGGTTCCTGCGAGCCTTCGGGTCGCAGGGCACGGCCGATGGGAAATTCAATTATCCTTGGGGTGTCACCACAGATGCACTTGGATTCATCTACGTCTGCGACAAGGAGAACCATAGGGTTCAG GTTTTCCAGTCCGATGGTACTTTTGTGGGAAAATTCGGCACCTGTGGTAGCAAAGAAGGCCAACTTGAGCATCCTCACTACATTGCAGTGTCCAACACAAATCGTGTGATTGTGTCAGACTCTAATAATCATCGTATTCAGATCTTCGATGTCAATGGCCGAGTGTTATCGACTTTCGGCAGCGAAGGCTGTGAAGATGGCCAGTTCAAGTTCCCCAG GGGAGTTGCAGTGGACGATCAGGGGTATATTTGTGTGGCAGATTCTGGCAACAATCGCATCCAGATCTTCACACCAGATGGCAGTTTCTTACGTGCCTTTGGCTCCTGGGGATCTGCTGATTCGGAGTTTAAGGGTCTCGAGGGTGTAGCCATAATGTCGAATGGGAATATTTTGGTGTGCGATCGCGAAAACCACCGTGTCCAGGTGTTTTAA
- the LOC129800499 gene encoding RING finger protein nhl-1 isoform X1 has product MEQFEQLLTCCVCLDRYRNPKLLPCQHSFCMEPCMEGLVDYVRRQVKCPECRAEHRIPYQGVQAFPTNVTLQRFLELHIEITGELPDPTSGQVMERCNVCSEKAYCSACAHCEKKICEDCKSAHMDILRREILRINSQIRRGINRLQDALAIVEKNTLSLQSNCVSVSEEVDEIYRRLSKALKDRSDHLRTEIDRYLGTELRNLTNLRENLDLEIGNIQSNCDLADKYITESVEWDDSELMDTKEIFLKTVEFLRNFEYENADYSRRVRFVMAIDPNQLVINVSTFGDLNIFQPATSSPSGMLQPPNVGPGLMRSKSDHRLATQFRQQEEQRGHGYDDEPPLSGRKFGERHAGRNADRYGDRYGRDYGGDYEYDEPSSRPAKSRFRSRFVRSHQGDNDSDNEPTRSVRFHEKEKEKERDRVIDTEDVARGQLSGIIRLTDSPRVMKRIQEQSREKKEKKESTVVAPVLAAQQKAAAVKKTPTPAARQVSEDDEISRIKRQNKGAPSGAAAAPEPERPASERVSALKRTTGGAGTASDDSDSSRNSSARKTPPQVESTNSGTPKAPTPAPKKTTRSASSDSSTSTDSSSSAAPRNTGAAFTTEEVKQKYLQRSSIDATADATPPRTRPTEASASPTAAAAASTEKKPFQSRFLPNHQSPKPKEESESSTEEETSTEESEEESEEETEEVKSTTTTSTSTPVVRTPPRDTAMKTDIGPLLARSSQARDTAESRRTSREEPKTSYSSTNNSYRNYERESSPKYGAAGGSGVRSRASALHTEPEDHGRYGSGASSGSSYTSRFLNKSKSTAVVPPDEDRDLSTAEDSDSRYGSSGRSRYLALKERRNRLARSRSSHNFGNDDDDLDEPLSPTTASPSAYLASRYGASSSLASQPTDLSRSRSSHALKSRENSPDRSTGTDKDGAALSSWARYLKNKYGNRSTAKETRDPGPSSTSSVSSSSASRRLSLGLPLRQANELASSDDDSKNGLGSPTSPTVAAVGITGAAGMSPRTQYLQKRRQLFQLGGRGSEPGSFTWPRGIAVSPDNNIVVADSSNHRVQIFDANGIFMKEFGEYGNAEGEFDCLAGVAVNRIGQYIIADRYNHRIQVLDPAGRFLRAFGSQGTADGKFNYPWGVTTDALGFIYVCDKENHRVQVFQSDGTFVGKFGTCGSKEGQLEHPHYIAVSNTNRVIVSDSNNHRIQIFDVNGRVLSTFGSEGCEDGQFKFPRGVAVDDQGYICVADSGNNRIQIFTPDGSFLRAFGSWGSADSEFKGLEGVAIMSNGNILVCDRENHRVQVF; this is encoded by the exons ATGGAACAATTTGAGCAACTTCTGACATGCTGCGTTTGTCTGGATCGCTATCGCAATCCCAAACTGCTGCCCTGCCAGCACTCCTTCTGCATGGAACCGTGCATGGAGGGTCTGGTGGATTATGTCAGGCGACAGGTGAAGTGCCCTGAATGCAGGGCAGAGCACAGAATCCCATATCAGGGAGTTCAGGCTTTTCCCACCAATGTCACCCTTCAGCGCTTCCTTGAGCTTCATATTGAAATCACCGGGGAACTTCCGGATCCCACATCAG GTCAAGTCATGGAGAGGTGCAATGTGTGCTCGGAGAAGGCATACTGTTCCGCCTGTGCCCATTGTGAGAAAAAGATCTGTGAAGACTGCAAAAGCGCACATATGGATATCCTTCGACGGGAGATCCTTCGAATAAACAGTCAG ATTCGCCGTGGAATCAACAGATTGCAGGATGCTCTGGCCATTGTAGAAAAGAATACACTGAGTCTCCAGTCGAACTGTGTGAGTGTATCTGAGGAAGTCGATGAGATCTACAGGCGTCTCAGTAAGGCCCTGAAGGATCGCTCTGACCACTTGCGCACGGAGATCGATAGGTATCTGGGCACAGAATTGCGCAATCTTACAAATCTGAGAGAGAACCTCGACCTGGAAATTGGGAACATCCAGAGCAATTGCGATTTAGCAGACAAGTACATCACGGAATCCGTTGAGTGGGATGACAGTGAATTGATGGACACCAAGgagatatttttgaaaacagTAGAGTTCTTGAGGAACTTTGAGTATGAGAATGCTGACTACAGTCGCCGAGTCAGATTCGTCATGGCTATTGATCCCAATCAGCTAGTTATCAATGTCTCCACCTTCGGCGACTTAAACATCTTCCAACCAGCTACATCGAGCCCTAGTGGAATGCTTCAACCGCCAAATGTGGGTCCCGGATTGATGCGTAGCAAGTCCGACCATCGCCTGGCCACACAATTCCGGCAGCAGGAGGAGCAGAGAGGGCATGGTTATGATGATGAGCCCCCGCTCAGCGGTAGGAAGTTTGGAGAACGTCATGCTGGAAGGAATGCTGATCGCTATGGGGATCGGTATGGTAGGGACTACGGAGGGGATTATGAATACGATGAACCATCGTCCCGTCCAGCGAAGTCGAGGTTCAGGTCCCGCTTTGTACGAAGTCATCAGGGAGACAATGATTCCGACAATGAGCCCACTCGCAGCGTGAGATTCCACGAGAAGGAGAAAGAAAAGGAGCGAGATCGTGTGATTGACACTGAAGATGTAGCCCGAGGGCAACTTAGTGGAATAATCCGGCTGACAGATTCCCCGCGTGTCATGAAGCGCATTCAGGAGCAGAGtcgtgaaaaaaaggaaaaaaaggagAGTACAGTGGTGGCGCCAGTACTAGCCGCCCAACAGAAAGCAGCAGCTGTGAAGAAGACTCCAACTCCAGCAGCACGTCAAGTGTCTGAGGATGATGAGATCTCCAGGATAAAGCGGCAGAACAAGGGTGCACCATCGGGAGCAGCAGCTGCACCAGAACCCGAGCGTCCTGCATCAGAACGAGTGTCTGCGCTCAAGAGAACGACAGGAGGTGCCGGTACTGCTTCAGACGATAGCGATAGCTCGAGGAATTCATCGGCGCGAAAGACGCCTCCGCAGGTTGAG TCCACAAACTCTGGTACCCCAAAGGCACCAACACCAGCACCCAAGAAGACTACGCGATCCGCCAGCAGTGACTCCAGTACGTCCACAGACAGCTCCAGCAGTGCAGCACCCCGGAATACCGGAGCAGCCTTCACTACCGAAGAGGTCAAGCAGAAATACCTCCAGCGGAGCAGCATTGATGCCACAGCAGACGCAACTCCGCCCAGAACACGCCCAACCGAAGCCTCTGCCAGTCCAACTGCCGCAGCAGCTGCCAGTACCGAAAAGAAGCCCTTTCAGAGTCGCTTTCTGCCCAACCACCAGTCCCCCAAGCCCAAAGAGGAGTCCGAGTCCAGTACCGAGGAGGAGACAAGTACCGAGGAGTCGGAGGAGGAATCGGAGGAGGAGACAGAGGAGGTGAAATCAACTACCACAACTTCCACCTCGACGCCCGTTGTGCGAACTCCCCCGAGAGACACCGCCATGAAGACGGACATTGGACCCCTATTGGCCAGGAGTTCCCAAGCTCGAGATACCGCAGAAAGCCGACGCACCTCTAGGGAGGAACCAAAAACCAGTTACTCGAGCACAAACAATAGCTACCGGAATTATGAAAGGGAATCAAGTCCAAAGTATGGGGCTGCTGGTGGATCTGGAGTCAGATCGAGGGCTAGTGCACTTCATACGGAACCTGAGGACCATGGAAGGTACGGCAGTGGAGCCTCCAGCGGAAGTAG CTACACAAGCCGCTTTCTAAACAAGAGCAAAAGCACGGCCGTTGTGCCGCCGGATGAGGATCGAGATCTCAGCACAGCTGAGGACTCTGACAGCCGATACGGAAGCAGTGGACGGAGTCGGTATTTGGCGCTCAAGGAGCGTCGCAATCGCCTGGCCAGGAGTCGCTCATCGCACAATTTTGGCAATGATGACGACGATCTTGATGAGCCCCTGTCGCCCACCACAGCATCCCCATCTGCTTATCTCGCTTCCAG GTATGGAGCATCCTCTTCTTTGGCATCTCAGCCAACGGATTTATCCAGGAGTAGATCTTCCCATGCCCTCAAATCCCGAGAAAATTCTCCAGACAGGAGCACTG GAACCGACAAAGATGGCGCTGCCTTGAGCTCTTGGGCTCGTTATCTCAAGAACAAGTACGGAAATCGCTCAACGGCCAAGGAGACAAGAGATCCTGGTCCATCTTCTACATCTAGTGTGAGTTCATCGTCGGCATCGAGACGCCTGAGTCTCGGACTGCCACTGCGTCAGGCCAACGAACTGGCCAGCTCAGATGATGACTCAAAAAACGGGCTAGGCTCCCCTACCTCTCCTACGGTGGCAGCAGTCGGTATAACCGGAGCGGCAGGTATGTCCCCTAGGACACAATACCTGCAAAAACGCCGACAGCTGTTCCAATTGGGAGGCCGGGGGAGCGAACCCGGTAGTTTCACGTGGCCACGTGGCATTGCCGTCAGCCCCGACAACAACATCGTCGTGGCCGACTCATCAAACCACCGAGTCCAGATCTTCGATGCAAATGGCATCTTCATGAAGGAATTCGGGGAGTACGGCAATGCCGAAGGCGAGTTTGATTGCCTGGCGGGTGTGGCAGTCAACAGGATCGGACAGTACATCATTGCCGATCGGTACAATCATCGCATTCAAGTGCTAGATCCCGCCGGACGGTTCCTGCGAGCCTTCGGGTCGCAGGGCACGGCCGATGGGAAATTCAATTATCCTTGGGGTGTCACCACAGATGCACTTGGATTCATCTACGTCTGCGACAAGGAGAACCATAGGGTTCAG GTTTTCCAGTCCGATGGTACTTTTGTGGGAAAATTCGGCACCTGTGGTAGCAAAGAAGGCCAACTTGAGCATCCTCACTACATTGCAGTGTCCAACACAAATCGTGTGATTGTGTCAGACTCTAATAATCATCGTATTCAGATCTTCGATGTCAATGGCCGAGTGTTATCGACTTTCGGCAGCGAAGGCTGTGAAGATGGCCAGTTCAAGTTCCCCAG GGGAGTTGCAGTGGACGATCAGGGGTATATTTGTGTGGCAGATTCTGGCAACAATCGCATCCAGATCTTCACACCAGATGGCAGTTTCTTACGTGCCTTTGGCTCCTGGGGATCTGCTGATTCGGAGTTTAAGGGTCTCGAGGGTGTAGCCATAATGTCGAATGGGAATATTTTGGTGTGCGATCGCGAAAACCACCGTGTCCAGGTGTTTTAA
- the LOC129800510 gene encoding peroxisomal membrane protein 11B — protein MEVLIRLNSQTAGRDKSARFIQYLCKALWDTLESNDVNSQLIDQLRTFELSLSTFRKTLRFGKCVDVFYSSLASLHHSDAVVRITVTLSRLASSMFLFCDHIVWFARTGFVKSVNVEKWNRLSNKYWLFSMVMNLIRDFYEIKRLLQMQPPKKNPENKVRLPLDTLRCICDHKAVMWDTIKNVCDLFIPLNGLGIVRLNPRTIGLLGLISSLAGLVALIEPTAKLSPA, from the exons ATGGAAGTTCTAATTCGACTGAACAGCCAAACGGCTGGACGTGACAAATCTGCCAG ATTCATCCAGTACCTGTGCAAGGCTCTGTGGGACACCCTCGAGTCTAATGATGTAAATAGTCAGTTAATTGATCAATTGAGGACCTTTGAACTCAGCCTCAGCACATTCCGGAAAA CTCTGCGATTCGGGAAATGTGTCGATGTGTTCTATTCGTCACTGGCCTCCCTCCACCACTCGGATGCTGTGGTCAGGATTACTGTGACCTTGAGCCGGCTGGCCAGTTCGATGTTCCTCTTCTGTGACCACATCGTCTGGTTCGCCCGGACGGGATTTGTGAAGAGTGTGAACGTTGAGAAGTGGAACAGATTGTCCAATAAGTATTGGCTCTTTTCCATGGTGATGAATCTGATTAGAGATTTCTACGAGATCAAGCGCCTTCTGCAGATGCAGCCGCCAAAGAAGAACCCGGAGAATAAAGTAAGACTGCCCCTGGACACTCTTCGGTGTATCTGTGACCACAAGGCTGTCATGTGGGATACAATTAAGAATGTATGTGACTTGTTCATTCCTTTAAATGGGTTGGGTATCGTTCGGTTGAATCCCAGGACAATTGGGCTTCTGGGATTGATCTCATCTCTGGCTGGGCTCGTGGCTCTGATTGAGCCAACGGCAAAACTTTCACCGGCTTGA